Proteins encoded in a region of the Kryptolebias marmoratus isolate JLee-2015 linkage group LG14, ASM164957v2, whole genome shotgun sequence genome:
- the LOC108232554 gene encoding phospholipid-transporting ATPase ID, with protein MGSVASCSCGSEKKQEKERLLRANDRSYNLSFHYAKNAIKTSKYNVFTFLPLNLFEQFTRLANAYFLFLLVLQLIPQISSVPWFTTAVPLLAVLAITAVKDANDDINRHKCDKQVNNRLVNVLVDGHLKKEKWMNVQVGDIVKLESNHFVTADLLLLSSSEPLNLVYVETAELDGETNLKVKQALTVTGEMGDNIEALSTFRGEVRCEPPNNRLDKFKGNLTINGQTYGLDNDKVLLRGCTLRNTEWCFGLVIFGGPDTKLMQNSGKSTFKRTSVDHLMNVLVLCIFGILATLCAIMTIGHSLWEDKEGSVFTVFLPRVPDVDVPLSSFYSFWSYVIVLNTLVPISLYVSVEMIRLGNSFYIDWDRKMYYPKNDTPAQARTTTLNEELGQIKYIFSDKTGTLTQNIMTFNKCSINGKNYGELFDFSGQRVEITEKTQRVDFSWNQLADPNFIFHDYSLLETVKEGNPEARAFFRLLALCHTVMPEEKKEGELNYQAQSPDEGALVTAARNFGFVFRSRTPETITIMEMGRKVTCELLAVLDFNNVRKRMSVIVRSPEGKMTLYCKGADTIIYERLHPSCKKLMDVTTGHLNEYAGDGLRTLVLAYKDLEESYMDGWRQRHHEASTAMEGQEEMLNELYEEIEKDMTLLGATAVEDKLQDGVPQTIEQLAKADIKIWVLTGDKQETAENIGYSCNMLREEMKDVFIVAANTAEGVKEELQNARRKMCPEAAEEPSVIKARAGLFWLQKTETVRDEKVDGDYGLIINGHSLAFALEKDLELELLRTACMCQTVICCRVTPLQKAQVVQLVKKYKQAVTLAIGDGANDVSMIKAAHIGVGISGQEGMQAVLSSDFSFAQFRYLQRLLLVHGRWSYLRMCKFLRYFFYKNFTYTLVHFWYAFFCGFSAQTVYDDWFITLYNTVYTATPVLALGLFDQDVNDRWSFQYPQLYSPGQLNMYFSKKAFVRCMMHSCYSSLILFFIPWAAMHDTVRDDGKDIADYQSFALLAQTCLLVLVSAQVCLDTYYWTALNQLFVWGSLAVYFAVTFTMYSNGMFFIFTSVFPLIGAARNSLSQPNMWLTIFLTSLLCVLPVLAHRFIFMQIRPTITDKVKYKAQMEGQPAPARRLPRPRRISTRRSGYAFSHSQGYGVLVTSKRFLRLKSRSALFTKTDTALVENQPQYYRTITEEPEKSQG; from the exons ATGGGATCAGTGGCATCATGCTCGTGTGGAAGTGAGAAAAAACAAG AGAAGGAGAGACTCCTGCGAGCTAACGACAGATCTTACAACTTGTCTTTTCACTACGCT aaaaatgccATCAAGACCTCCAAATACAACGTTTTCACCTTCCTGCCTCTCAACCTCTTCGAGCAGTTCACGAGGCTCGCCAACGCCTACTTCCTCTTCCTTCTTGTCCTTCAG CTAATCCCACAAATCTCCTCTGTTCCCTGGTTCACCACGGCTGTGCCTCTATTGGCGGTGCTGGCTATAACAGCTGTCAAAGACGCCAACGATGACATA AACAGACACAAATGTGACAAGCAAGTGAATAACCGCTTGGTGAATGTCCTAGTTGATGGACA cttgaagaaagaaaaatggatgaatgttcAGGTTGGGGACATTGTCAAactagaaagtaatcactttGTCACA GCAGACCTCCTGCTGTTGTCCAGCAGTGAGCCTCTCAATCTGGTCTACGTGGAAACAGCTGAGTTAGATGG TGAAACCAATCTGAAAGTGAAACAGGCCTTGACTGTAACTGGTGAGATGGGAGACAACATTGAAGCTCTGTCTACCTTCAGAG GTGAAGTCCGGTGTGAGCCTCCCAACAATCGTTTAGACAAGTTCAAAGGAAACCTGACTATTAATGGACAAACTTACGGCCTGGACAACGACAAAGTCCTGCTCAGAGGATGTACTCTGAGAAATACCGAGTGGTGCTTCGGTCTAGTCATCTTTGGAG GTCCGGACACCAAGCTGATGCAGAACAGTGGAAAATCGACCTTCAAACGGACCAGTGTTGACCACCTGATGAATGTCCTGGTGTTGTGt ATTTTTGGTATTCTGGCGACTCTGTGCGCCATTATGACGATTGGCCATTCACTCTGGGAGGATAAGGAGGGCTCTGTGTTCACCGTTTTTCTTCCTCGTGTACCAGATGTTGATGTTCCTCTGTCGTCTTTTTACTCCTTCTGGTCCTACGTCATTGTCCTCAACACTTTGGTGCCCATCTCTCTCTATGTTAG TGTGGAGATGATTCGACTTGGGAACAGCTTCTACATAGACTGGGACAGGAAGATGTATTACCCGAAAAATGACACTCCTGCTCAGGCGAGGACCACCACACTCAATGAGGAGTTGGGACAAATTAAATACATCTTCAGTGACAAGACCGGCACCCTAACACAAAACATCATGACTTTCAACAAGTGCTCCATTAACGGCAAAAACTATG GGGAGCTGTTTGACTTTTCTGGACAAAGAGTGGAAATAACAGAG aaaacacagagagtGGACTTCTCCTGGAACCAGCTGGCAGATCCGAATTTCATCTTTCATGATTACAGTCTTTTGGAGACTGTAAAAGAAGGAAACCCAGAGGCTCGGGCCTTCTTCCGCCTGCTGGCTCTTTGCCACACCGTCATGCCTGAGGAGAAGAAAGAGG GAGAGCTGAACTATCAGGCTCAGTCTCCTGACGAGGGCGCTCTGGTGACCGCAGCCAGAAACTTTGGATTCGTGTTCCGCTCTCGCACTCCAGAAACCATCACCATTATGGAGATGGGCAGAAAAGTCACATGTGAACTCCTGGCTGTTCTGGACTTTAACAATGTGCGCAAAAGGATGTCAGTAATTG TGCGTAGTCCTGAAGGTAAGATGACACTGTACTGTAAAGGAGCAGACACCATCATCTATGAAAGATTACACCCATCTTGTAAAAAATTGATGGACGTTACCACAGGACACCTCAAT GAGTATGCAGGCGATGGCCTCCGCACTCTTGTTCTGGCCTACAAGGACTTGGAGGAGAGCTACATGGATGGGTGGAGACAGCGCCACCATGAGGCCAGCACAGCCATGGAGGGGCAAGAAGAGATGCTCAATGAACTTTATGAAGAGATCGAGAAAGACATGACT CTGCTGGGAGCGACAGCTGTGGAGGACAAGTTGCAGGATGGTGTGCCACAGACTATCGAACAGCTGGCTAAAGCTGACATCAAAATCTGGGTGTTGACTGGTGATAAACAAG aaacggCTGAAAATATTGGCTATTCCTGCAACATGCTTAGAGAAGAGATGAAGGATGTTTTCATTGTggctgcaaacacagcagaaggAGTCAAAGAGGAGCTACA AAATGCGAGGAGAAAAATGTGTCCAGAAGCAGCAGAGGAGCCTTCAGTGATCAAAGCTCGTGCAGGTTTGTTTTGGCTCCAGAAGACAGAGACGGTGCGGGATGAGAAAGTGGACGGAGACTATGGTCTCATTATAAATGGACACAGCTTG gcCTTTGCACTGGAGAAGGACttggagctggagctgctgagGACTGCATGCATGTGTCAGACTGTGATTTGCTGCAGGGTCACCCCCCTGCAGAAAGCCCAGGTGGTCCAGCTGGTCAAGAAATACAAGCAGGCGGTCACTCTTGCCATTGGGGATGGAGCCAATGACGTCAGCATGATCAAGG CTGCTCACATCGGTGTTGGAATCAGTGGTCAGGAGGGGATGCAGGCAGTTCTCTCTAGCGACTTCTCCTTTGCTCAGTTCCGTTACCTGCAACGCCTCCTGCTGGTGCACGGTCGCTGGTCCTACCTTCGCATGTGCAAGTTCCTACGGTACTTTTTCTACAAGAACTTCACCTACACCCTTGTGCACTTCTGGTACGCTTTCTTTTGCGGCTTTTCGGCACAA ACGGTGTATGATGATTGGTTCATCACCTTATACAATACAGTGTACACAGCTACTCCTGTCCTCGCCTTGGGCCTCTTTGATCAA GATGTAAACGACCGCTGGAGCTTCCAGTATCCTCAGCTCTACTCTCCTGGCCAGCTGAACATGTACTTTAGTAAAAAGGCCTTTGTGCGCTGTATGATGCACAGCTGCTACAGCTCCCTAATCCTTTTCTTCATTCCGTGGGCAGCCATGCATGACACAGTTAGGGATGATGGAAAGGATATTGCAGACTATCAGTCCTTTGCTCTACTGGCACAGACCTGTCTGCTTGTGTTGGTGAGCGCACAG GTATGCCTCGACACCTACTACTGGACAGCACTGAACCAGCTCTTTGTGTGGGGCAGCTTGGCTGTATATTTTGCTGTGACATTCACCATGTACAGCAATGGCATGTTTTTCATCTTCACCTCCGTTTTCCCCCTCATCG gTGCAGCAAGAAATTCTCTAAGCCAGCCAAACATGTGGCTAACCATCTTCTTGACTTCTCTCCTTTGCGTTCTGCCTGTTTTGGCTCATCGCTTCATTTTTATGCAGATCCGTCCAACTATCACTGACAAG GTGAAATATAAAGCACAAATGGAGGGGCAGCCAGCACCTGCTCGCCGCCTTCCACGTCCCAGGCGCATCAGCACTCGCCGGTCAGGCTACGCCTTCTCCCACTCTCAGGGCTACGGGGTTCTGGTTACTTCTAAAAGGTTCCTGCGTCTGAAGAGTCGATCGGCCCTGTTCACTAAAACAGACACTGCCCTGGTTGAAAATCAGCCACAGTACTATCGCACCATAACGGAAGAACCGGAGAAGTCACAGGGTTAG
- the stbd1 gene encoding uncharacterized protein stbd1, which yields MQLKNNPLAMEKRTDLASLFCMIGRHGPAVAVAVIAMMSVVAGFIIYRTVKGKRRKAAAGDGDGDSRSRAALTDEALLASESEPEPEETRSRVESTDLSEEDLLDMKVTNVTRSPCNLRNRRAAAEKNATSNCPREELEPGNGLGASHVLDSSIVAEMCAEAACTVEDVCQLNLPNETSKDAEGVRGTCSMPVSSAGHENEEVPKAHEVEVTAKDVMDEKIRPEEENKWVSNSPVCPKNTEANPNQDNAPQENQTTPETVNMISSLEEPLICMDDVTISSNDGKIKEIPHPGHVKSSAGNSCITLESEVASVPQKVNAQDQQMTLDDKTGYSTLEQTKMPSSLQGHCEDMIGETTSDVWIHDADCSPFGKVTEKDAGKDHLKSLCTVSPVTLAYRKQELKSDHENDPLCNQEGVPSATLSSSEECDSSSGMLNNTLLCLNQSAETESTHDGLCSTKNNFYGSAPVCLQQEKEIENAVSPELAKDAGHDSPTFDLGNLQSEKKETGTDVVSPDVVLDNLLSSSCRDPDSAVCKKPAEMICSDKPPFQNQESEQVQIASLLEVATVPAPDMAESIQQMCQGQLLSFDQSELTWASSGVGEESGISSMTVSPDLPDTESDISVTDQYPELEEHVDAQSHFIADKAQFVSNYSTAETVPESCQLHLSQQTHSEHTEASCKLSPANEDTFGHEIEESCKQRADQLTAHIVTSDACLMNELRNETDLKAVVGEDEQKEGTKEDKMTEISIMEATMDTNEWITDGNQEVLPWMNLSKSTLPHNTQTGPVSSDHHLSSVPVDAPCKNADPLSLTEVKQASIIDEGKGGDKKVVAVQPMPQNVNVTFRIHYLTHSPYQKVAITGNQQELGNWKNFLPLEKAKDGHWSTVVNLPAESHVEWKFVVVDQGEVCRWEECGNRLLDTGYAEDLVVHKWWGFL from the exons ATGCAGCTGAAGAACAACCCGCTGGCCATGGAGAAACGCACGGATCTGGCCTCGCTCTTCTGCATGATCGGTCGCCACGGTCCCGCCGTGGCTGTGGCCGTCATCGCGATGATGTCCGTGGTGGCCGGGTTCATCATTTACCGGACCGTGAAGGGGAAGCGGAGGAAGGCCGCGGCcggggacggggacggggacAGCAGGAGCCGCGCGGCGCTGACGGACGAGGCGCTGCTGGCGTCCGAGTCTGAGCCGGAGCCCGAGGAAACACGCAGCCGTGTGGAGTCAACAG aTCTGAGTGAAGAGGACTTGTTGGATATGAAAGTTACTAATGTAACCAGAAGTCCTTGCAATCTCAGGAACCGCCGTGCTGCTGCTGAGAAAAATGCAACATCTAATTGTCCTAGAGAGGAACTGGAACCAGGAAACGGACTCGGCGCTTCACATGTGTTGGACTCCTCCATTGTTGCTGAGATGTGTGCAGAAGCTGCTTGTACGGTGGAGGATGTCTGCCAGCTGAATTTACCAAATGAAACTTCAAAAGATGCAGAGGGGGTTCGTGGAACCTGCTCGATGCCCGTTTCTTCTGCTGGCCATGAAAATGAAGAG GTGCCTAAAGCACATGAAGTTGAGGTGACTGCAAAGGATGTTATGGATGAGAAAATCAGACCGGAAGAAGAGAACAAATGGGTTTCAAACAGCCCAGTTTGCCCTAAAAATACTGAAGCAAATCCAAACCAGGATAATGCACCACAAGAAAATCAAACCACACCAGAAACTGTCAACATGATCTCCTCCTTGGAAGAGCCACTTATCTGTATGGATGATGTAACCATCTCTAGCAACGATGGCAAGATTAAAGAGATTCCCCACCCAGGCCATGTCAAATCATCTGCTGGCAATAGTTGCATCACTTTAGAAAGTGAAGTGGCAAGTGTGCCACAAAAGGTAAATGCACAGGATCAACAGATGACTTTGGATGACAAGACTGGTTACTCTACACTTGAGCAAACAAAAATGCCATCTTCACTGCAGGGCCATTGTGAGGATATGATTGGTGAGACTACATCAGATGTTTGGATTCATGATGCTGACTGTAGTCCATTTGGTAAGGTGACTGAAAAAGATGCAGGTAAAGACCATCTAAAGAGTCTTTGCACAGTCAGTCCAGTCACGTTAGCATATAGGAAGCAAGAACTGAAATCTGACCATGAAAATGATCCCCTCTGCAATCAAGAGGGTGTTCCGAGTGCAACTTTGTCTTCCTCTGAAGAATGTGACAGTTCAAGTGGGATGCTCAACAATACTCTTCTATGTCTGAATCAGTCAGCTGAAACAGAATCTACACATGATGGTCTATGttctacaaaaaataatttctatGGTTCAGCACCAGTTTGTctgcaacaagaaaaagaaattgaaaatgCAGTTTCCCCAGAGTTGGCAAAAGATGCTGGGCATGATAGTCCTACATTTGATCTTGGAAATCTTCAAAGTGAGAAAAAGGAAACTGGCACAGATGTGGTGAGTCCAGACGTTGTTCTGGACAATCTACTGTCCTCATCCTGCAGAGATCCTGATTCAGCCGTTTGcaaaaaacctgcagaaatgaTTTGTTCTGACAAGCCTCCCTTCCAAAACCAAGAAAGTGAACAAGTGCAAATTGCAAGTCTTTTAGAAGTTGCCACTGTTCCTGCCCCAGACATGGCTGAGAGCATACAGCAGATGTGCCAAGGTCAGCTGCTGTCTTTTGATCAGAGTGAGCTCACATGGGCATCTTCTGGTGTTGGTGAGGAGAGTGGGATTTCAAGCATGACAGTCAGCCCAGATTTACCTGACACGGAGTCTGACATCTCTGTAACTGATCAGTATCCAGAGTTGGAAGAACATGTTGACGCTCAAAGCCATTTCATTGCTGATAAAGCTCAATTTGTCAGTAATTATAGTACAGCAGAAACTGTACCTGAGTCTTGTCAATTACATCTTTCACAACAAACCCACAGTGAGCACACTGAAGCAAGCTGCAAGCTTTCTCCTGCAAATGAGGACACATTTGGTCATGAGATTGAGGAAAGTTGCAAACAAAGAGCAGACCAATTAACAGCACACATTGTAACCAGTGATGCCTGTTTAATGAATGAGCTTAGAAATGAGACTGACCTAAAAGCTGTTGTTGGAGAAGATGAGCAGAAAGAGGGAACAAAAGAggacaaaatgactgaaattaGTATCATGGAAGCAACAATGGACACCAATGAGTGGATCACTGATGGTAACCAGGAAGTTCTTCCCTGGATGAACCTTTCCAAGTCAACTCTCCCACATAACACACAGACTGGTCCAGTTTCCTCAGATCACCACCTCAGCTCTGTTCCTGTGGATGCTCCTTGTAAAAATGCAGATCCCCTTTCTTTGACTGAAGTCAAACAAGCCAGCATTATTGATGAAGGCAAAGGAGGTGACAAAAAGGTTGTGGCAGTCCAACCCATGCCCCAAAATGTCAATGTGACCTTCCGCATCCACTATCTTACCCATTCACCATATCAGAAGGTGGCCATCACAGGAAACCAAcaggagctgggaaactggaagAATTTCTTACCCCTTGAGAAGGCAAAGGATGGGCACTGGTCTACTGTGGTCAACCTGCCTGCCGAGAGCCATGTGGAGTGGAAGTTTGTCGTGGTGGACCAGGGTGAGGTGTGTCGCTGGGAAGAGTGTGGTAATCGACTACTGGATACAGGCTATGCAGAAGATCTGGTGGTGCACAAATGGTGGGGGTTCCTGTAA
- the atp8b5b gene encoding phospholipid-transporting ATPase ID, whose amino-acid sequence MGSVVSSFGNLCGKEKKQEEERHLRANDRPFNLSYLYANNAIKTSKYNVFTFLPLNLFEQFTRLANAYFLFLLLLQLIPQVSSLSWFTTAVPLILVLSMTAVKDASDDINRHRCDRQVNNRQVNVLTDGELKKEKWMNVQVGDIVKLESNHFVTADLLLLSSSEPLNLVYVETAELDGETNLKVKQALTVTGEMGDNIEALSTFRGEVRCEPPNNRLDKFKGNLTVNGQTYGLDNDKILLRGCTLRNTEWCFGLVIFGGPDTKLMQNSGKTTFKRTSIDHLMNVLVLCIFGFLGTMCFVLAIGNAIWEVKEGSVFTAFLPREAGVNAALSSFLSFWSYVIVLNTVVPISLYVSVEIIRLGNSFYIDWDRKMYYPKNDTPAQARTTTLNEELGQIKYIFSDKTGTLTQNIMTFNKCSINGKNYGELFDFSGQRVEVTEKTQRVDFSWNQLADPNFIFHDYSLLETVKEGNPEARAFFRLLALCHTVMPEEKKEGELNYQAQSPDEGALVTAARNFGFVFRSRTPETITIMEMGRKVTCELLAVLDFNNVRKRMSVIVRSPEGKMTLYCKGADTIIYERLHPSCKKLMDVTTGHLNEYAGDGLRTLVLAYKDLEESYMDGWRQRHHEASTAMEGQEEMLNELYEEIEKDMTLLGATAVEDKLQDGVPQTIEQLAKADIKIWVLTGDKQETAENIGYSCNMLREEMKDVFIVAANTAEGVKEELQNARRKMCPEAAEEPSVIKARAGLFWLQKTETVRDEKVDGDYGLIINGHSLAFALEKDLELELLRTACMCQTVICCRVTPLQKAQVVQLVKKYKQAVTLAIGDGANDVSMIKAAHIGVGISGQEGMQAVLSSDFSFAQFRYLQRLLLVHGRWSYLRMCKFLRYFFYKNFTFTFVHFWYAFFCGFSAQTVYDEWFITLYNLMYTALPILSLCLFDQDVNDRWSFQYPQLYSPGQLNMYFSKKAFVRCMMHSCYSSLILFFIPWAAMHDTVRDDGRDIADYQSFALLAQTCLLVVVSAQLCLDTHYWTTVNQLFVWGSLATYFAVTFTMYSNGMFLIFTSVFPFIGTARNSLNQPNVWLTIFLISLLCILPVVALRFVLLQIRPTINDKVRHMVGKEVLPSPAPRRPPARRISTRQSGYAFSHSQGYGNLVTSQGFLLKRPLKGRSILFTQTDSALAENKPQQYRTITEEVEESQSSHSW is encoded by the exons AATAGACACAGATGTGACAGGCAGGTGAATAACCGTCAAGTGAACGTCCTCACCGATGGAGA attgaagaaagaaaaatggatgaatgtcCAGGTTGGAGACATAGTCAAACTGGAGAGTAACCATTTTGTTACA GCAGACCTCCTGCTGTTGTCCAGCAGTGAGCCTCTCAATCTGGTCTACGTGGAAACAGCTGAGTTAGATGG TGAAACCAATCTGAAAGTGAAACAGGCCTTGACTGTAACTGGTGAGATGGGAGACAACATTGAAGCTCTGTCTACCTTCAGAG GTGAAGTCCGGTGTGAGCCTCCCAACAATCGTTTAGACAAATTCAAAGGAAACCTGACCGTTAACGGACAAACTTACGGTCTGGACAACGACAAAATCCTGCTCAGAGGATGTACTCTGAGAAATACTGAGTGGTGCTTCGGTCTGGTCATCTTTGGAG GTCCCGACACGAAGCTCATGCAGAACAGTGGAAAGACAACTTTTAAACGGACCAGCATCGATCACCTGATGAATGTCCTGGTGTTGTGC aTTTTTGGGTTCCTGGGGACTATGTGCTTTGTTTTGGCCATCGGCAATGCAATCTGGGAGGTGAAGGAGGGCTCTGTGTTCACCGCGTTTCTCCCTCGTGAAGCAGGCGTTAACGCTGCTCTGTCATCCTTCCTGTCCTTCTGGTCCTATGTCATTGTCCTCAACACGGTGGTGCCCATTTCTCTTTATGTCAG TGTGGAGATCATCCGTCTTGGGAACAGCTTCTACATAGACTGGGACAGGAAGATGTATTACCCGAAAAATGACACTCCTGCTCAGGCGAGGACCACCACACTCAATGAGGAGTTGGGACAAATTAAATACATCTTCAGTGACAAGACCGGCACCCTAACACAAAACATCATGACTTTCAACAAGTGCTCCATTAACGGCAAAAACTATG GGGAGCTGTTTGACTTTTCTGGACAAAGAGTGGAAGTAACAGAG aaaacacagagagtGGACTTCTCCTGGAACCAGCTGGCAGATCCGAATTTCATCTTTCATGATTACAGTCTTTTGGAGACTGTAAAAGAAGGAAACCCAGAGGCTCGGGCCTTCTTCCGCCTGCTGGCTCTTTGCCACACCGTCATGCCTGAGGAGAAGAAAGAGG GAGAGCTGAACTATCAGGCTCAGTCTCCTGACGAGGGCGCTCTGGTGACCGCAGCCAGAAACTTTGGATTCGTGTTCCGCTCTCGCACTCCAGAAACCATCACCATCATGGAGATGGGCAGAAAAGTCACATGTGAACTCCTGGCTGTCCTGGACTTTAACAATGTGCGCAAAAGGATGTCAGTAATTG TGCGTAGTCCTGAAGGTAAGATGACACTGTACTGTAAAGGAGCAGACACCATCATCTATGAAAGATTACACCCATCTTGTAAAAAATTGATGGACGTTACCACAGGACACCTCAAT GAGTATGCAGGCGATGGCCTCCGCACTCTTGTTCTGGCCTACAAGGACTTGGAGGAGAGCTACATGGATGGGTGGAGACAGCGCCACCATGAGGCCAGCACAGCCATGGAGGGGCAAGAAGAGATGCTCAATGAACTTTATGAAGAGATCGAGAAAGACATGACT CTGCTGGGAGCGACAGCTGTGGAGGACAAGTTGCAGGATGGTGTGCCACAGACTATCGAACAGCTGGCTAAAGCTGACATCAAAATCTGGGTGTTGACTGGTGATAAACAAG aaacggCTGAAAATATTGGCTATTCCTGCAACATGCTTAGAGAAGAGATGAAGGATGTTTTCATTGTggctgcaaacacagcagaaggAGTCAAAGAGGAGCTACA AAATGCGAGGAGAAAAATGTGTCCAGAAGCAGCAGAGGAGCCTTCAGTGATCAAAGCTCGTGCAGGTTTGTTTTGGCTCCAGAAGACAGAGACGGTGCGGGATGAGAAAGTGGACGGAGACTATGGTCTCATTATAAATGGACACAGCTTG gcCTTTGCACTGGAGAAGGACttggagctggagctgctgagGACTGCATGCATGTGTCAGACTGTGATTTGCTGCAGGGTCACCCCCCTGCAGAAAGCCCAGGTGGTCCAGCTGGTCAAGAAATACAAGCAGGCGGTCACTCTTGCCATTGGGGATGGAGCCAATGACGTCAGCATGATCAAGG CTGCTCACATCGGTGTTGGAATCAGTGGTCAGGAGGGGATGCAGGCAGTTCTCTCCAGTGACTTCTCCTTTGCTCAGTTCCGTTACCTGCAGCGCCTCCTGCTGGTGCACGGTCGCTGGTCCTACCTTCGCATGTGCAAGTTCCTACGGTACTTTTTCTACAAGAACTTCACCTTTACCTTTGTGCACTTCTGGTACGCcttcttctgtggtttctcTGCACAA ACAGTGTATGATGAGTGGTTCATCACACTGTACAACTTGATGTACACGGCTCTTCCCATCCTCAGCTTGTGCCTCTTCGACCAG GATGTAAACGACCGCTGGAGCTTCCAGTATCCTCAGCTCTACTCTCCTGGCCAGCTGAACATGTACTTTAGTAAAAAGGCCTTTGTGCGCTGTATGATGCACAGCTGCTACAGCTCCCTAATCCTTTTCTTTATCCCATGGGCAGCCATGCATGACACAGTTAGAGATGATGGCAGAGATATTGCCGACTATCAGTCCTTTGCTTTACTAGCACAGACCTGTCTTCTTGTGGTGGTGAGCGCACag CTTTGTCTGGACACACATTACTGGACAACAGTAAATCAGCTCTTTGTGTGGGGCAGCCTGGCTACCTACTTTGCTGTTACATTCACTATGTACAGCAACGGCATGTTTCTCATCTTCACCTCCGTTTTCCCCTTCATTG gcACAGCAAGGAACTCTTTAAATCAGCCAAATGTGTGGCTGACAATATTCCTGATTTCTCTCCTATGCATTTTGCCTGTGGTGGCTCTACGCTTTGTTCTCTTACAGATTCGTCCAACTATCAATGACAAG GTGAGGCATATGGTGGGAAAGGAGGTGCTGCCATCACCTGCACCCCGTCGTCCGCCTGCCAGGCGTATCAGCACCCGTCAGTCAGGTTATGCCTTCTCCCACTCCCAGGGCTATGGTAACCTGGTAACCTCCCAAGGGTTCCTCCTCAAGCGACCTTTGAAGGGTCGCTCGATCCTGTTTACCCAAACAGACTCAGCCTTGGCTGAAAATAAACCCCAGCAATATCGCACCATAactgaggaggtggaggagtcACAGAGCTCACACAGTTGGTAG